In Anaerotignum faecicola, a genomic segment contains:
- a CDS encoding histidine phosphatase family protein: protein MEQNKTRFYLIRHGETDWNKGGRYQGCTNIQLNDAGREQARLLGERFKFLPLDVVYVSPLDRAVATAAPLAAAHGLTPIQDAHFREINFGEWEGHTIAELKEKYGKVYIDFFENPFDHPVPGEGSFQNAMDRALEGFEALAERHKGQNVAIVSHGGLLRVMLVGLLGMGDEFYRKTWMTNTSVTMVDVMEDGRKLLMTLNDKAHLEMAELFEKGEEK from the coding sequence GTGGAACAGAACAAAACAAGATTTTACCTCATTCGTCATGGGGAAACGGATTGGAACAAGGGCGGTCGTTATCAGGGCTGCACGAATATACAGCTGAATGATGCAGGCAGGGAGCAGGCGCGCCTTTTGGGGGAACGCTTCAAATTCCTGCCGCTGGATGTGGTCTATGTATCCCCTCTGGACAGGGCGGTGGCAACTGCGGCACCGTTGGCGGCGGCGCATGGGCTGACCCCCATTCAGGATGCACATTTCAGAGAAATCAACTTCGGTGAATGGGAAGGACATACCATCGCGGAGCTGAAGGAAAAATATGGCAAGGTATATATAGATTTTTTTGAAAATCCCTTTGACCATCCTGTGCCCGGAGAAGGCTCCTTTCAGAATGCGATGGATCGTGCATTGGAAGGCTTTGAAGCACTGGCAGAGCGCCATAAGGGGCAGAATGTCGCGATTGTTTCGCATGGCGGACTGCTGCGCGTGATGCTGGTCGGTCTGCTTGGCATGGGGGATGAATTTTACCGTAAGACATGGATGACAAATACCTCTGTGACGATGGTGGATGTGATGGAGGACGGCAGAAAGCTGCTCATGACCTTAAACGATAAGGCGCATCTGGAAATGGCAGAGCTGTTTGAAAAGGGTGAAGAAAAATGA